A window from Synechococcus sp. RSCCF101 encodes these proteins:
- the rpmE gene encoding 50S ribosomal protein L31: MPKPEIHPTWYPDAKVICNGEVVMTTGSTQPEIHVDVWSGNHPFYTGTQKILDTEGRVDRFMRKYGMRPPGGDQEAS; this comes from the coding sequence ATGCCCAAACCCGAGATCCACCCCACCTGGTATCCCGATGCCAAGGTGATCTGCAACGGCGAGGTGGTGATGACCACCGGCTCCACCCAGCCGGAGATCCATGTGGATGTCTGGAGCGGCAACCACCCCTTCTACACAGGCACCCAGAAGATCCTCGATACCGAGGGCCGGGTGGATCGCTTCATGCGCAAATACGGCATGCGCCCGCCGGGTGGTGACCAGGAGGCCTCCTGA